A genomic window from Glycine soja cultivar W05 chromosome 10, ASM419377v2, whole genome shotgun sequence includes:
- the LOC114369882 gene encoding protein PROTON GRADIENT REGULATION 5, chloroplastic-like, protein MATSLSATGCVGSSFYGSWGTSIVGEDYTMLAKSVPSQVRMGKGKPTRLQPMMKNVNEGKGIFAPLVVITRNIVGKKRFNQLRGKAIALHSQVITEFCKSIGADGKQRQGLIRLAKKNGEWLGFLA, encoded by the exons ATGGCTACTTCACTTTCAGCAACTGGGTGTGTTGGTTCTTCCTTCTATGGAAGTTGGGGAACTTCAATTGTTGGTGAGGACTACACCATGCTGGCCAAGTCAGTGCCATCACAAGTTCGCATGGGGAAGGGAAAGCCCACGAGATTGCAGCCTATGATGAAGAATGTTAATGAAGGGAAAGGTATATTTGCACCTCTTGTGGTGATCACTCGCAACATCGTTGGCAAGAAGCGTTTCAACCAGCTTAGAGGCAAAGCAATTGCACTACACTCCCAG GTGATCACGGAATTCTGCAAATCAATAGGAGCAGATGGAAAGCAGAGGCAAGGGCTAATCAGGTTGGCCAAGAAGAATGGAGAATGGCTTGGTTTTCTTGCATGA